One part of the Rutidosis leptorrhynchoides isolate AG116_Rl617_1_P2 unplaced genomic scaffold, CSIRO_AGI_Rlap_v1 contig39, whole genome shotgun sequence genome encodes these proteins:
- the LOC139883383 gene encoding uncharacterized protein, with protein MVLNERGFPHIAERVWVKKLVPSHSEIEGKNIGGYRKHRSEGHKKVREVRVRYRKLRLGSWNVGTLTGKSLEIAEAMERRKVHILCFQETKWTGQKSRMLGKSGHKLWYSGKDKNRNGVGIVVDKSILDDVIEVQRYGDRAIPIKLMIGKDVLHVISVYAPQVGLSDSIKHEFWVSMDAIMQSIPNGEKVIIGGDLNGHVGKDHDGYDDAHGGYGYGSRNKEGESILDFASAYDLVIPNTCFQKRDSHLVTFKNGRNLSQIDFFLIWRRDRQECKDCKVIPGEALTTQHRLLVLDSKVKTFGD; from the exons ATGGTGTTAAATGAGCGAGGGTTCCCACACATTGCAGAACGGGTGTGGGTAAAAAAGTTAGTTCCATCTCATTCTGAGATAGAGGGTAAAAATATAGGTGGGTATAGAAAGCATAGGAGTGAGGGTCATAAGAAAGTAAGGGAGGTTAGAGTAAGATATAGAAAACTAAGATTAGGTAGTTGGAATGTAGGTACTCTTACGGGGAAGTCATTGGAGATAGCGGAGGCAATGGAGAGAAGAAAGGTGCACATCCTATGTTTTCAAGAAACGAAATGGACAGGCCAAAAGAGTAGGATGTTAGGCAAGAGCGGCCACAAGCTATGGTATTCCGGAAAAGATAAGAACAGGAATGGAGTTGGAATAGTAGTCGACAAATCCATCCTAGATGATGTTATCGAGGTCCAAAGATATGGAGATCGTGCAATTCCCATCAAGCTCATGATAGGAAAAGATGTGTTGCATGTTATCAGCGTCTATGCTCCTCAAGTAGGATTGAGTGATAGCATCAAACATGAATTTTGGGTTAGTATGGATGCAATAATGCAAAGCATCCCAAATGGTGAGAAAGTCATCATCGGAGGAGATCTTAATGGACATGTGGGCAAAGATCATGACGGATACGATGATGCTCATGGAGGATACGGATATGGGAGTAGAAATAAGGAGGGAGAGTCCATCCTCGACTTCGCTTCGGCATATGACTTGGTGATACCAAATACTTGTTTCCAAAAGAGGGATTCTCATTTGGTGACATTTAAAAATGGTAGAAATCTAAGTCAAATAGACTTCTTCCTGATATGGAGAAGAGATCGTCAGGAATGTAAGGATTGCAAGGTCATACCGGGTGAGGCACTTACGACACAGCATAGGTTATTAGTGCTAGACTCAAAG GTGAAGACGTTTGGGGACTAA
- the LOC139883382 gene encoding uncharacterized protein yields the protein MASSLQQYSWLTSLNTISSSSSKPTSCKHLTTSFKHPFSATASSSSSGSEPSPEKAPESPVDPVKAAFEKAKAYKNLAKSSSKPKTDQSPVKDSAGGFKQESKGGLQNETVEKADKKTKLTISSIDFVGLNFADKKIGRGLPAGLTQVEEQFSEGDLSEVEIIVGDAKNLGDNSETSESETVREDNSDLYKPKVSTWGVFPRPGNISKTFGGGKVIRPGDVLETEEDRAAKDERTRRLVAAYKKKAGLTIDPKLKSECEKALQDGDRLMDSGKLKEALPYYEKVIDKLPFKSELHGLAALQWSICLDSLNRSSEAQVVYEKLRSHPNVKVSKRARELAFSFQAMEMMKFNTSSSSSSRNTGYQNYFEAFIDDRTNISRQESELEGTLNQALPYVIFLISPIVMVLVIAVQKGNIQ from the exons ATGGCTTCTTCTCTTCAACAATATTCATGGCTGACTTCTCTGAACACAATTTCCTCATCTTCCTCAAAACCCACCAGCTGCAAACACTTAACCACTTCATTCAAGCATCCATTCTCTGCCACCGCTTCCTCCTCCTCCTCCGGCTCCGAACCTTCACCGGAAAAAGCACCAGAATCACCAGTGGACCCTGTTAAGGCAGCGTTTGAGAAAGCTAAGGCTTACAAGAATTTAGCTAAGTCGAGTTCAAAGCCGAAAACTGATCAAAGCCCAGTTAAGGATTCTGCTGGAG GCTTCAAACAGGAAAGTAAAGGTGGTTTGCAAAATGAGACTGTAGAGAAGGCTGATAAGAAAACAAAGCTGACAATTTCGAGCATTGATTTTGTGGGCCTCAACTTTGCGGATAAGAAGATAGGCAGGGGATTGCCAGCAGGTTTGACTCAGGTAGAAGAGCAATTTTCAGAAGGGGACTTGTCTGAGGTAGAGATTATTGTAGGAGACGCCAAGAACTTGGGGGATAATTCAGAAACTTCAGAATCGGAGACTGTCCGAGAGGATAATTCAGATCTCTATAAGCCAAAGGTTTCTACTTGGGGAGTCTTTCCAAGACCTGGAAACATTTCCAAAACG TTTGGGGGAGGAAAAGTCATTCGTCCAGGGGACGTGCTGGAAACAGAAGAAGATAGAGCTGCCAAAGATGAAAGAACGAGACGACTTGTTGCTGCTTACAAAAAGAAAGCTGGTTTAACTATTGATCCAAAACTAAAATCTGAATGTGAGAAG GCATTACAGGATGGTGACAGATTAATGGACTCTGGGAAACTGAAGGAAGCTTTGCCATATTATGAAAAAGTTATAGATAAATTGCCATTTAAG AGTGAACTGCATGGCTTGGCTGCTTTGCAATGGTCTATTTGTCTGGATTCATTAAACAG GTCAAGTGAGGCTCAAGTTGTGTATGAGAAGCTTCGGTCTCATCCAAATGTTAAAGTTAGCAAAAGAGCTAGGGAACTCGCATTCAGTTTTCAG GCCATGGAAATGatgaagtttaatacaagttcaagTTCTTCATCAAGAAATACAGGCTATCAGAACTATTTTGAGGCCTTTATTGACGATAGAACCAACATTAGTCGACAAGAATCTGAGCTTGAAGGAACTCTGAATCAAGCCCTCCCATATGTGATTTTCCTCATCTCTCCCATTGTCATGGTGTTGGTAATCGCTGTACAGAAAGGAAATATACAGTAA
- the LOC139883392 gene encoding probable NADH dehydrogenase [ubiquinone] 1 alpha subcomplex subunit 5, mitochondrial: protein MFLRAIGRPLMAKVKQTTGIVGLDVVPNAREVLINLYRKTLKEIQAVPEDEGYRKAVESFTRHRLQVCKEEEDWEAIEKKLGCGQVEELIEEAQDELTLIGKMIEWDPWGVPDDYECEVIENDAPVPKHIPLHRPGPLPEEFHKTLEAITSQKDAPAVTSGESKLTE from the exons ATGTTCCTCCGTGCAATCGGACGGCCATTAATGGCCAAAGTGAAGCAGACGACGGGGATCGTTGGACTCGACGTGGTCCCCAACGCGAGGGAGGTGCTGATTAACTTATACAGGAAAACCCTAAAGGAGATCCAGGCCGTCCCTGAGGACGAAGGCTATCGAAAGGCCGTTGAGAGTTTCACGCGCCACCGCCTTCAGGTATGTAAAGAGGAAGAGGATTGGGAGGCGATTGAGAAAAAGCTTGGTTGTGGCCAAGTTGAGGAGCTTATCGAAGAGGCTCAAGATGAGCTTACGCTCATCGGGAAGATGATCG AATGGGATCCTTGGGGTGTCCCTGATGACTATGAATGTGAGGTTATTGAGAACGATGCGCCAGTTCCGAAGCACATTCCTTTGCACCGACCCGGTCCGCTTCCCGAGGAATTCCATAAGACACTTGAGGCAATCACTTCACAGAAGGATGCTCCGGCCGTTACCTCCGGTGAATCAAAGTTAACGGAGTAG